One Cydia fagiglandana chromosome 5, ilCydFagi1.1, whole genome shotgun sequence genomic window, ccggacatatcccaataaggcctagttttcccctctgggttgggcggaccccaggctcccatgagccgtggcaaaatgccggaataacgcgaggaagaagatgatATTTGGTGCATCCGACCCTTTTAAGCTGACAATTCGTTTACATGTGCAAGAAATATACAGTGTATGGTTAATAATTACCAGATTACAGAGTAGCAGCCACAATcgtataaaaaaatcatacaaaTAGATTGTTCGCCTTCAAAACGTacattacttacttattaattaGACTTTACTTTTTATCTTGTATCTCGTACTCTTAGATTGTATTTCATGGTTATATTTTTCATCAGTGAGGAGTCGGAACAGAAACCGGACACCAAGATGGACAGCGAGCTGCAGAAAGCGGTGAAAAATATCGAGGCATCGCAATGTAAACCGGAAGACGACAAGCCGCGGCTACCGCACCAGCAAATGCTACAGGTACAGTACAAATTCGCCTTTTATTTTCCATCACCGGTTAGGCATTGTAAATGTTTTCATCCTTAGGGTGgtatggtattccatctgtctatAACTAGTTgaacgtcagctgccgctccgttggtggGCTGAAAAGGAAAAGCTACTCAAACTGATAAATAagcatattatatttttagttgTTTATTGAGAATGTATGACCActaaatggggttggcaactgtcgaaggtttgcatagatggcgccatcatagcttgcccctttttctatgagatttggcttaaagagctTGCATCCagcgtattaaaaaaacaaaaatttgacacaattctagggattgacagggcaagctatgatggcgccatctgctaaaaacttccaccggccaaccccattgaaaTTACTTCCAGCCTGATCTTTACTACCTTTTTTTACCCAAAATAATGACTAATAaaagttttgttgttgtttatgGAGCGCGAGACCCGAGTGCCAAATAGATTAACACTGATGTCGCGCCAATTATTTACCGCAAAATAGGAACCtgcttaaccttttgaacgccacagacggcaattgacgttaacgcaaaatcgtgacaacgacacCAAaaacggcatttgacgtcgatccttttattgatgaaaatctactgaaaaacactctacttttgcttggcattatttattcacaaaactaaattttacccccgtggcgtcagtggcagtggcgttcaaaagcttAACCGTAAACATTTTCGcctatttctgtaaatattacgTAAACCTGTtttgtgtgcaataaagtgattactactactatagttcgtttttttagcattagaaattaggtctcttgatgtgtcttttaattgaaaaccacattttaaaaataagttacgtcaaatatgtaataaatatgaatctaatacgatcatttatattcttctgctttcataagtaatagtttttgaattttaaaaagcgtttttcaattaaaatacatgtcaagatcgcttaccttcttgcaagttctttctaatgctaaaaaaagcgaACTATACTACTACATTTTGGTTGCAGTCGGCGATGCAGGCGATCAAGTCTGAAGTGAAGCTGGAGGGTTCGGAGGTGAAGACGGAGCCGGAGTGGCGCGCcggcggcgccgcgccgccgcgccagcTGTTCCCGCAGGCCTTCCCCGCCGCCCGCCTGCAGGTATGCTACCCCGCACACACTAGTATCCGCAGAATTAAGTGGCGAGCAGGGTCATAAACGTCACTATTGTTGTTACCGCTACCTGCACTATTGTTGCACGGCCCGCTCCATAAGGCCGTGCAGGTGCGAAAGAGATAGCACGATTCCGATGATTTATGACCGTGCTCGCCCTTAATTCTGCGGATACTATACACAGACACCGCGTTATGAAGCGTTTACATACACTAAGCTACGAGGTCACGTATAGgtgcaattttacttttaaaatgctACGTTTTGAGCATCCGCCAATAAAAACTGCAGACTTATAAAGTAAAATTTAATATCACACGTTCAAATAAAAGCATTCTTCATAAAGCGTACAtcactatcactaaaaatacaaatcctTAAATAATATTGGTAGGATGTTTCATAAAGTACTatactaaatttaaaataaaatggttaGGTTTTTCCGTACCACCAGTATTGTTATataacttacatacatattgaTAGAATTCAATTTGttttaatacttaaataaacatttaagtaCAATGACCTTCACTACAGTGttaacaataaataaaccttATTACCAAGATGTAAGGTGCATCAATGATCAGTAAAGTTTTACTCTGTGGGTACCTATTTACCTAGATTCAGTCGAGTATATGAATATTATACACTATTCCGggtaaaattaattattattttgggGACCAACATACCTAATTTCATTATAATTAAACGCATTTTAAACGACTACGACTGTGCACTTTCGAGATACTTTACTTTTTACATTCAAAGTGCATACAAGTACTTAATCATAACTTTTGACCTTAAAAATAtcgttaaaaaaaacaaaacaattcaaAAGTGCTTTGGAACACAAAAGTTTTATACGTAGCactaaaaatggcaaaaaggtATTATTATAGCTAATCCCTGGTGTTTTCGTTTATATACTTGTattaaactaaattatattCGCTTAACACTTTTATATGGCTATACATATAATCTTAAAGACAGCAGCAATACGACTAATGCAGAAATTGCAATTCCATTAACATACGATTTATCCTATACTGAATACTGTTCTAACCGCCAAGGCCGGCAATCTAACTTTGGAACACTGTTATTATTCACGTTTTTCGCCCTCTTCAACACTTGATAAATTGAACAATTCATCTTCATATATACACCAGTTATAAATTTATTGCTGCTACGAAAATAGGTATTAAGATCGCAAGTAGAGACGATGCTATTTTACTCGCTGAACTAAAAGAGTCTTTGACATATGTTTCAAGAAGTTTGCAGCTCACATATTTCGTCTGAGGAGTAGGGAAAGAGTAACCGTCGTAATACTTCATGTAGCATTTCATACCGTCGTTTACATGTAGTCGCTCCCCGTCAAATCGAGGATCCAAGGCATCCACTATGACGTCGTAACTTGGGTTCCAAATTAACCGAGCCAACGTACCGTTAGAAAGCAAAACTTGGATCACATTTGGTTGCACCTGATTCGGCTGTGATCCATATAATGTACCATCAGGTAATAGAAATTGTCCATAATTTGTGTTTTTCACACTCCTTATGAAATTTGTAATCAAACGGCAATCGATATCCATTTCGTCGTATGAGTTGATATTATATTGTACACCGAATTTACAAACTTCGTACTGACTCGGCTTGTAATTATTGTGATACTGACGTGATTCGTGATGTTTTGATACATGTCCAAGATTGTATAGAGCCAGGCCGGTCAGTAGAACATTAAATCGACTTCTAGATGACCTGTACTCATATACGTATTCGGGTAGTTTTTCTCTATACACCGGATAGTGTTGTTGTATACCATTGTGTACATAGTAGACGTGTCTAGGCGGCTCATAGTGGTAATGGTGTACGTATGTTGTTTGAACATCGTTATGGTGAATATTGGTAGGGTTATGATTTCTGACGTAAATGTGATTATACGTTGTTTTATGGACCACATTTGTCGTTGGAGGGAATGGATTGTAATTGCTTGGTTTATAACCGCCACCGGATTGTCCATCTGTTTTGGGATATGTATGAGGTTTGGTCCCTGTTGCCTGAGTCTGACCTCCTGAGAGCCCGCCGCCGCCAGGATAAGTTGCCTGCGGTGCGGTTTGCTTATTTACATTGTTGTTTACACCTCCTGAGAGCCCGCCGCCGGCAGGATAAGTTGCCTGCGGTGCGGTTTGCTTATTTATATTGTTGGTCCCACCTCCTGAGAGCCCGCCGCCGGCAGGATAAGTTGCCTGCGGTGCGGTTTGCTTATTTATATTGTTGGCCCCACCTCCTGAGAGCCCGCCGCCGGCAGGATAAGTTGCCTGCGGTGCGGTTTGCTTATTTATATTGTTGGTTACACCTCCTGAGAGCCCGCCGCCGGCAGGATAAGTTGCCTGCGGTGCGGTTTGCTTATTTATATTGTTGGTCCCACCTCCTGAGATCCCGCCGCCGGCAGGATAAGTTGCCTGCGGTGCGGTTTGCTTATTTATATTGTTGGTCCCACCTCCTGAGAGCCCGCCGCCGGCAGGATAAGTTGCCTGCGGTGCGGTTTGCTTATTTATATTGTTGGTTCCACCTCCTGAGAGCCCGCCGCCGCCAGGATAAGTTGCCTGAGGagcagtttgtttatttatattgttgGTCCCACCTCCTGAAAGGCCGCTGCCGCCGGGATAAAGTGTTTGCGGTGCGGTTTGCTTATTTATATGAGTGGTTTTATCTCCCGAGAGTCCACTGCCTCCGGGATAAAGTGTGGACTGCTGTGCCGTTTGCTTATTTATATGGTTGGTCGCATCTCCCGAGAGTCCGCTGCCACCGGGATAAAGTGTGGACTGCTGTGCCGTTTGCTTATTTATATGGTTGGTCGCATCTCCCGAGAGTCCGCTGCCACCGGGATAAAGTGTTGACTGCGGTGcggtttgtttatttatatgattGGTCGCACTTCCTGAGAGTCCATTGCCGCCAGGATACGATGGCTGTTGAGCGGCAGGTTTTGGAGATTCCTGAGGGAATGGGTTGTGTTCGCGTTTGGCAGGCGGCGCACTAGTCACTGATACAGACAGCCCATGGCCTGGATACCCATGGCCTTGGTTTCctgtgtttttgtttgttgGCTGCGTTGCATGCACATCCGTATGCTTCACTGGTTTCGATATTGTCTCATGCACTGGTGAATGAGGAGCTGGCGAAGGTTTTGACTCATGATGATCTGGTTTCGACGGTTTATGCACTGGTTTCGTCGGATGCTGAGTCAATTTTGAAGATTTGTGAGATTTTGTTTCCACATTAATAATAATTGTCCCACAAATGAGTAATAAACAAAGAAGTCTAAAGCCCGGCGCCATGGCGGCGCCCGCGCGTGTGTACCGCGACACACTCGCCCGAATAATACGGCGAGCTCCAAACAGACGGTGACCTTCAACTATTTTTAGACAGCGCGCAAAAATGTATGCACATGTCTGGTTGAACGTATTTGATAAgcgatatgtttttttttaaaggattTTATGTACAATTGGACTCCTTTCAAGCACAAGAGgttttgggctatagtccccacgctggcccaatgcgggttggggacttcacatacacatttgaatttctttgcatgtatgcaggtttcctcacgatgttttaactcaccgaaaagctaaaataaataagatatgaaattttaaaatacataaaaggaAATCAAATTATAATTTTCCATATATATTGGATGTTGTCCGCTGTACCGCAATGCTCGTTCTATTTAGTAAGTTGacatgtaattatgtattattaccaataaataatatatgtatatgaataTGTATATGAATGTAtaggtcctggacgtagtttaaggacttACCCGggatgtccttaaactacgttcaagacccaggtatgtccttaaaccacgtccaagaccaccggtggacgggcagcagcgtccctcaaattcggtgtactcgactgcgatcgccaacccgcctgctaagcgtggcgattatggcattcacctcccaaaaaagggggaggtctatgttcagcagtggatgtcttatggTTGAGACCATGATACGAATATTCATGTATATGAATAAGTATAAAGTAATGATGTTGTAGCTCTCGTATAATAAAGCTTCGTTTGCAGCAACAAGGCATGGTGCAGCACGGGCAGTTCGCCGGCGCGCCGCAGATGGGCCAGCAGCTGGCGCGCCCGCTGCAGTTCCAGCACCACATGCAGTTCGCACAGGTAACCACCAGCCCCTGTGTCACGACGGTGACTATTGTCACCTGACCGTGACACTTCGCCGTACATTGCTGGTCCAACAAGTCAATATTGACGGTACCATCGTTACTTATCTAATCGGTCAAGTAAATGTCAAATGAAAAGTTGTAAAATAGGATCCAGTTTATATAATAAAGCCTGATAGTGAATGTAAGCAAATgctcacggaaagcagctctacgggagaaATGGCGGCGTGTCGTTAAacgagtcgctcaaaagtctacataatggccacgaccactctgtcaataAGAGTGTAACGAAAAAGAAGATAGTGAATGAATTTCTCCGACACGACTGCGCGAATCAGTAATATAAATGTCATACAAATAGATTCCTTACTGCTACGTCAGGAAACCATCATTATACCACACAAATTACGACTGAATCCTCGTCTCTCTCGAAAAGTGTGATACAGTTTTGTCTCAAAGTTAACAGTTctaaagcagcaatgtacttaTAATGTTTTGTTTCCGCACAGGGCGGCGCCAGCAGCGTCAACTCGGCGAGCATCGTCAATGCCATGCAGGCGCAGGTTCGTGTTTTATTAGTCTTATTACtattctgtacggatatgatagtcgttcttgtctacgtgacagcgtgataaaacggagtccgtcactttttatcccacggtattaaaaagtgacagttattttgtcacgtggataaagatggacaaagctatccataatacgtcGGCTGATCCCGCCTACTATCGCCTACGTCTGACCTATGTTGACCTAGTTCGACAAATTGTACTTTATAGATTTGGAAATAAGGATTGGCGTTTAAAAGTTGTTTTCATTGTCTGAATTTTAAtgagtataaaaataaattgcatCTCAATCTTCCAACTATATAAATGGAACGgtgaaataaatttaaacaagTAAATCATAATGTTTATCATAATGTTTTTTACCTGCAATTCATATCTACGTACTTGGCTAT contains:
- the LOC134664343 gene encoding uncharacterized protein LOC134664343, with the protein product MAPGFRLLCLLLICGTIIINVETKSHKSSKLTQHPTKPVHKPSKPDHHESKPSPAPHSPVHETISKPVKHTDVHATQPTNKNTGNQGHGYPGHGLSVSVTSAPPAKREHNPFPQESPKPAAQQPSYPGGNGLSGSATNHINKQTAPQSTLYPGGSGLSGDATNHINKQTAQQSTLYPGGSGLSGDATNHINKQTAQQSTLYPGGSGLSGDKTTHINKQTAPQTLYPGGSGLSGGGTNNINKQTAPQATYPGGGGLSGGGTNNINKQTAPQATYPAGGGLSGGGTNNINKQTAPQATYPAGGGISGGGTNNINKQTAPQATYPAGGGLSGGVTNNINKQTAPQATYPAGGGLSGGGANNINKQTAPQATYPAGGGLSGGGTNNINKQTAPQATYPAGGGLSGGVNNNVNKQTAPQATYPGGGGLSGGQTQATGTKPHTYPKTDGQSGGGYKPSNYNPFPPTTNVVHKTTYNHIYVRNHNPTNIHHNDVQTTYVHHYHYEPPRHVYYVHNGIQQHYPVYREKLPEYVYEYRSSRSRFNVLLTGLALYNLGHVSKHHESRQYHNNYKPSQYEVCKFGVQYNINSYDEMDIDCRLITNFIRSVKNTNYGQFLLPDGTLYGSQPNQVQPNVIQVLLSNGTLARLIWNPSYDVIVDALDPRFDGERLHVNDGMKCYMKYYDGYSFPTPQTKYVSCKLLETYVKDSFSSASKIASSLLAILIPIFVAAINL